From the genome of Neomonachus schauinslandi chromosome 5, ASM220157v2, whole genome shotgun sequence, one region includes:
- the LOC110586587 gene encoding calmodulin-like protein 3: protein MADQLSEEQVAEFKEAFCLFDKDGDGVITTQELGTVMRSLGQNPTEAELRDMVGEIDRDGNGSVDFPEFLGMMARQLRGRDSEEQIREAFRVFDKDGNGLVSAAELRHVMTRLGEKLSDEEVDEMIRAADVDGDGQVNYEEFVHMLVSK, encoded by the coding sequence ATGGCCGACCAGCTGAGCGAGGAACAGGTGGCCGAGTTCAAGGAGGCCTTCTGCCTGTTCGACAAGGACGGGGACGGTGTCATCACCACCCAGGAGCTGGGCACCGTCATGCGCTCCCTGGGCCAGAACCCCACGGAGGCCGAGCTGCGGGACATGGTGGGCGAGATCGACCGCGACGGCAATGGCTCCGTGGACTTCCCTGAGTTCCTGGGCATGATGGCCAGGCAGCTGAGGGGCAGGGACAGCGAGGAGCAGATCCGCGAGGCCTTCCGCGTCTTTGACAAGGACGGCAACGGCCTGGTGAGCGCGGCCGAGCTGCGGCACGTGATGACCAGGCTAGGGGAGAAGCTGAGTGACGAGGAGGTGGACGAGATGATCCGGGCCGCCGACGTGGACGGGGACGGGCAGGTGAACTACGAGGAGTTCGTCCACATGCTGGTGTCCAAGTGA